Proteins from a genomic interval of Rubinisphaera italica:
- a CDS encoding SLC13 family permease has protein sequence MNWEIGLTLLVVLGSIIAMIRSRLGPDLILIGALAFLMLADVVDVNRALKGFANQGLATVAILFVVAEGLNQTGAINRFVQSLLGHPKTALVGQLRLVFPAAFMSAFINNTPVVAMLLPVVNDWSKKCGFSISRFLLPLSFATILGGMCTIFGTSTTLILNGWFVQAGYDSIGLFEIAWIGLPLAIIGLIYLLLTSSWLLPERVSAETQFDDPREYTIEMIVESGSPLIGKSIGDAGLRSLPGLYLIEISRDDELIAAVSPDRKIQVQDRLIFVGVVESIKDLQKMAGLKPATNQVFKLDSPRSQRCLVEAVVSNTCPAVQQTIRDVHFRTQYNAVVIAVSRNGHRIRGKIGDIVLQPGDTLLLEAHPSFADVHRNSRDFFLVSRVEDSTPLRHEQAWMAQIILGIMIITATVLNFGMLKASLFAAMLMILSRCTRPSEARTCIDWSILVTIGAGIGLGEAMEQSGAAKLVAESVINSAGSSPTAVLAVVYGITMLMTNLITAKAAGMLVFPIALQAAVNLGVDPTPFAITVMISAAASFATPHGFQTNLMVYGPGGYHASDFLRIGGPLSLILWGCSVALIPMIWPF, from the coding sequence ATGAACTGGGAGATAGGACTGACACTGCTCGTTGTGCTGGGCTCGATCATTGCGATGATTCGATCGCGATTGGGCCCGGACTTAATTCTGATTGGTGCTCTCGCATTTCTAATGCTGGCCGATGTTGTCGATGTCAATCGTGCCCTCAAAGGATTTGCCAACCAGGGACTCGCTACCGTTGCGATTTTGTTTGTCGTCGCTGAAGGGTTGAATCAAACCGGAGCAATCAATCGCTTCGTTCAGAGTTTATTGGGACACCCCAAAACCGCTCTCGTCGGCCAACTTCGGCTCGTCTTCCCGGCTGCATTCATGTCGGCTTTTATCAATAACACGCCTGTCGTTGCGATGCTGTTACCTGTCGTGAATGACTGGTCAAAAAAATGTGGGTTTTCCATTTCCCGGTTCCTGTTGCCGCTCAGCTTCGCCACCATTCTGGGAGGCATGTGTACCATTTTCGGGACGAGTACCACATTGATTCTCAATGGCTGGTTCGTGCAGGCCGGTTACGATTCCATCGGCTTATTCGAGATCGCCTGGATCGGCCTTCCTCTGGCAATCATTGGACTGATTTATCTCCTGTTAACCAGTTCGTGGTTACTGCCGGAACGAGTTTCCGCAGAAACTCAGTTTGATGACCCTCGCGAATACACCATCGAAATGATTGTCGAAAGCGGCAGCCCGTTAATCGGCAAGTCAATCGGCGATGCCGGTCTAAGATCGCTGCCCGGCCTCTATTTGATCGAGATTTCGCGCGATGATGAGTTGATCGCAGCCGTTTCTCCTGATCGAAAAATTCAGGTGCAGGACCGCCTGATTTTCGTCGGCGTCGTCGAATCGATCAAAGATCTCCAGAAAATGGCTGGCCTGAAACCAGCCACCAATCAGGTCTTCAAACTCGACAGTCCCCGCTCGCAACGCTGTCTGGTTGAGGCGGTCGTTTCCAACACTTGCCCGGCTGTCCAGCAGACAATTCGCGATGTCCATTTCCGCACGCAATACAATGCCGTCGTGATTGCCGTTTCCCGTAACGGACATCGCATCCGCGGGAAAATTGGAGATATCGTTTTGCAGCCGGGCGACACTCTGTTACTCGAAGCTCATCCGTCTTTTGCTGATGTCCATCGCAACAGTCGCGACTTCTTTCTGGTCAGCCGTGTGGAAGACTCGACACCTCTGCGGCACGAACAGGCCTGGATGGCACAAATCATTCTCGGCATCATGATCATCACCGCTACCGTCCTTAACTTCGGCATGTTGAAAGCCTCATTATTTGCGGCCATGCTGATGATCCTCTCCCGCTGTACTCGTCCTTCGGAAGCCCGAACCTGTATCGACTGGTCAATTCTTGTGACCATTGGCGCAGGCATTGGACTCGGTGAAGCGATGGAACAAAGCGGAGCCGCCAAGCTGGTTGCCGAAAGCGTGATCAACAGTGCGGGCAGTTCACCAACGGCTGTGCTGGCCGTCGTGTATGGCATCACGATGCTCATGACGAACCTCATCACGGCCAAAGCAGCCGGCATGCTCGTCTTCCCAATTGCATTACAAGCCGCAGTGAACCTCGGTGTCGACCCAACGCCGTTTGCGATCACGGTGATGATCTCCGCAGCCGCTTCCTTCGCCACCCCGCACGGCTTCCAGACCAACCTCATGGTCTACGGCCCCGGCGGCTACCACGCCAGCGACTTCCTCCG
- a CDS encoding 3'(2'),5'-bisphosphate nucleotidase, with the protein MSADYSRELEFALRAVSHASELCCSVNGKISPDVLEKSDKSPVTIADFGSQALVSRILEEAFPDDPIIGEEDASELKQPDQMNFLNAIHAEMAVLGLHPTSEQIFHWIDRCSQKEYCDRFWTLDPIDGTKGFLRKGQYAISLALIVNGEVTVAAVGCPNLGSTVDDVPESIQGEVFSAIRGQGATARPIASLRNPESIKVSSRTATSEMVLCESVESGHSSHSHSAQVAERLQISADPVRLDSQAKYCVVARGEADIYLRLPTRPGYQEKIWDHAGGVLVVEEAGGTVTDVTGKPLDFRQGSELSNNRGVVVSNGACHDQIIEALKAVGVS; encoded by the coding sequence ATGTCAGCAGATTATTCACGCGAATTGGAATTTGCGTTGCGAGCCGTGTCCCATGCGTCGGAATTGTGTTGCTCCGTCAACGGGAAAATTTCTCCCGATGTGTTGGAAAAAAGCGATAAAAGCCCAGTCACAATTGCCGACTTCGGTTCACAGGCATTAGTCAGTCGCATTCTGGAAGAAGCATTTCCCGATGATCCCATTATCGGCGAAGAAGATGCTTCCGAATTGAAGCAGCCGGACCAGATGAACTTCCTGAACGCCATTCATGCAGAAATGGCTGTGTTGGGATTGCATCCGACAAGCGAGCAGATCTTTCATTGGATTGATCGCTGCTCACAAAAAGAATATTGCGATCGTTTCTGGACGCTCGACCCGATCGATGGCACCAAAGGATTTCTCCGCAAGGGACAATACGCAATTTCACTGGCGTTGATCGTCAATGGTGAAGTGACCGTTGCCGCTGTCGGCTGTCCTAATCTGGGTTCCACCGTGGATGATGTCCCGGAATCGATTCAGGGCGAAGTTTTTTCAGCCATTCGCGGGCAAGGGGCGACTGCTCGCCCGATAGCGTCATTAAGGAATCCGGAATCGATTAAAGTCAGTTCAAGAACCGCGACCTCTGAAATGGTCTTGTGTGAATCGGTCGAATCGGGACACAGTTCACACTCTCACTCAGCTCAAGTCGCTGAACGCCTCCAAATCTCAGCAGACCCTGTGCGGCTCGACAGCCAGGCAAAATACTGTGTCGTTGCCCGGGGAGAAGCCGATATTTATCTGCGACTTCCAACTCGCCCCGGCTATCAGGAGAAAATCTGGGATCATGCCGGGGGCGTACTGGTGGTTGAAGAAGCGGGCGGAACCGTGACAGACGTCACAGGCAAGCCACTCGATTTTCGCCAGGGTTCCGAACTGAGTAACAATCGCGGTGTGGTTGTCTCCAACGGTGCCTGTCACGATCAGATTATTGAAGCACTCAAAGCGGTCGGCGTTTCCTGA
- the sppA gene encoding signal peptide peptidase SppA, translating into MILNRLSSLICLLLIFGSVELVQAQSSRRSSSATAVAEKEKSSEKAESEQTEIKWAEIELSGMLPEGPSLPGLFGEISESVNRIFDRLDRAIEDDEVDAIVLKINNPLVGMGTVYELHTKIKAIRKQGKPVYAMLETALTPDYLIATACDKIYQPEPGMLLMTGMRAEVSFYKNLFDRLDIEADILRVGKYKAAAEPYTRTEMSPEFREEISELLDGQYAMLIKMIADSRNMTEKEVEAAINTGPHTAASALEAGLIDGLYYSDQLEEIALENEDDATFKLAKKYGKEKVDVNFDGFTGMMKMMNLMMGVEPRSKKSVEPQIAVIYATGAIMSGRGSGGLFGGDGIGSDTMIETIREAAENDRVKAIVLRVNSPGGSALASDLIWRALEQVDKPIVVSMGDVAASGGYYISMGANYIYAEPGTVTGSIGVVGGKLALEGLFEKIGITTSYVTRGDNSGALSAMQPFNDSERKAMQKMMNDIYELFVTKAAEGRDMKVERLKELGGGRIYTGEVAVENGLVDEIGTLDQAVEKAKELADLKGNNKVERLLLPKPTSPFEQLFGPIDTRMQQASAAELVEGVLPVEMTAQLKRALMIDNLSKTEPRLLLMPFDLKFE; encoded by the coding sequence ATGATATTGAATCGATTGTCGTCTCTAATTTGTCTGTTGTTGATTTTCGGATCAGTCGAACTGGTTCAGGCTCAGAGCAGTCGTCGTTCCAGTAGTGCGACAGCTGTGGCTGAAAAAGAGAAAAGTTCGGAGAAAGCTGAATCAGAGCAAACTGAGATCAAATGGGCGGAAATTGAACTCTCGGGCATGCTGCCGGAAGGGCCTTCGCTGCCCGGTTTGTTTGGCGAGATCAGCGAATCGGTGAACCGGATTTTCGATCGACTCGATCGAGCCATCGAAGATGATGAAGTCGATGCGATTGTTCTGAAAATCAATAATCCCCTCGTGGGCATGGGGACGGTTTACGAACTGCACACGAAAATCAAAGCGATTCGCAAGCAGGGCAAACCTGTGTATGCGATGCTCGAAACCGCACTCACTCCCGATTATCTGATCGCGACCGCCTGCGATAAAATTTATCAGCCCGAACCGGGCATGCTGCTGATGACTGGTATGCGAGCCGAGGTCAGCTTCTATAAAAACCTGTTCGACAGACTCGATATTGAAGCCGATATTCTCCGCGTCGGCAAATACAAAGCCGCAGCCGAGCCTTACACACGTACCGAAATGAGTCCGGAATTCCGCGAGGAAATCAGCGAACTGCTCGATGGTCAGTATGCAATGCTGATTAAGATGATTGCAGATTCACGGAATATGACGGAAAAAGAAGTCGAAGCCGCCATCAATACCGGCCCACACACGGCTGCCTCTGCCCTTGAAGCCGGACTGATCGATGGTCTGTATTATTCAGATCAGCTCGAAGAAATCGCCTTGGAAAACGAGGACGATGCGACCTTCAAGCTGGCCAAAAAATACGGCAAAGAAAAAGTCGATGTGAATTTTGATGGTTTCACCGGCATGATGAAGATGATGAATCTGATGATGGGCGTTGAGCCTCGCAGTAAGAAGTCTGTTGAACCTCAGATTGCCGTCATTTATGCAACCGGTGCGATCATGTCGGGCCGTGGCTCTGGGGGATTATTCGGTGGAGATGGCATTGGTTCCGATACGATGATCGAAACCATTCGCGAAGCCGCTGAGAATGATCGTGTGAAAGCGATTGTGCTGCGAGTGAACAGTCCTGGCGGAAGTGCTTTAGCAAGCGACTTGATCTGGCGTGCTCTGGAACAGGTTGACAAACCGATTGTCGTGAGCATGGGAGATGTCGCTGCCAGTGGCGGATATTACATTTCGATGGGAGCCAACTATATTTATGCTGAACCCGGTACTGTGACTGGGTCTATTGGCGTTGTTGGCGGCAAACTGGCACTCGAAGGACTATTTGAAAAAATTGGGATCACGACCTCTTATGTCACTCGGGGAGATAACTCGGGGGCGTTGAGTGCGATGCAACCGTTCAACGACAGTGAACGCAAAGCGATGCAGAAAATGATGAACGATATTTACGAGTTGTTCGTCACGAAAGCGGCTGAGGGTCGTGACATGAAAGTTGAGCGTCTTAAAGAACTTGGTGGCGGACGAATTTATACGGGTGAAGTCGCCGTGGAAAATGGACTGGTCGATGAAATCGGCACGCTCGATCAGGCAGTCGAAAAAGCCAAAGAACTGGCTGACCTCAAAGGGAACAACAAAGTTGAACGACTACTGCTGCCAAAACCAACCAGCCCGTTCGAACAATTATTCGGGCCGATTGACACCCGCATGCAGCAGGCCTCTGCAGCCGAATTGGTGGAAGGTGTTCTTCCTGTGGAAATGACTGCTCAACTCAAGCGAGCCCTGATGATCGACAATCTGTCCAAGACAGAGCCCCGTCTGCTGTTGATGCCGTTTGATTTGAAGTTTGAATAA
- a CDS encoding FAD-dependent oxidoreductase has product MRSLLTISLCLTISALLMPASASAESLLVETESFDNHGGWKLDTQFIELMGSPYLLAHGMGKPVEDAKTTVKFPTTGTYQVFVRTKDWVKQWNAPGEPPGQFQVSVGGKTLDPIFGTQSSQWSWQPGGTVEITKPETEISLHDLTGFDGRCDAIWFTTDDSTPPAEAKILSSWRKTELGLSEEPIEDGPYDLVVIGGGYSGMGTAISAARMGIKVALIQNRPVLGGNGSSEVRVWAQGLVRRGEFPHIGEIVDEISDHATKSPGTYEEFEDEKKERIVRAEPNISLFLNHHAYKVDMDDDRIAAVYAFDTRTSEIRRFSGTLFADCTGHGTIGYLADADYDIHDGVRMGMSNMWAWAEADSPQSFPKTPWALDLTMNDFPYPRDFHGQWFWESGFEKDSIKDLESIRDWNLRAVYGAWNAMKNKDGADKHKNAHLTWLAYIGGPRESRRLLGDVILTEEDIVSKKQFPDGMVPSTWSIDLHYPKRQYMRKYPDNPFISVAEHGKGVDRQYGYPIPYRCFYSRDVPNLFMAGRCISVTHEALGTTRVMRTCGMMGEVVGKAASLCVKFGCNPRDIYTSYLDYLKDLARKPGVVRRDNVDGEFYTREGDTVPEMEYDYVPASTLKGLVVDDMKAKVTGSWTGGTGLKPFLEAGYRYGRGGTATFPFRVEKDGEYEVRFATGAHENRATNTRVSVTHAEGSSNVTLNQRKAADIKPNFVSLGKYQFKAGTDYEVHVDATQVDGNCHIDAIWLVPAE; this is encoded by the coding sequence ATGCGTTCTCTTTTGACAATTAGTCTTTGCCTGACAATCAGTGCATTGCTCATGCCAGCTTCAGCCTCCGCTGAATCTTTACTCGTGGAAACTGAATCGTTCGACAACCACGGTGGCTGGAAACTCGATACCCAGTTCATCGAGCTGATGGGCTCACCCTATCTGCTTGCACATGGGATGGGAAAGCCGGTCGAGGATGCGAAGACCACTGTCAAATTCCCGACTACAGGCACCTATCAGGTGTTCGTGAGAACCAAGGACTGGGTCAAACAGTGGAATGCCCCGGGGGAACCACCGGGGCAGTTTCAGGTTTCCGTTGGTGGTAAAACCCTGGATCCCATTTTCGGGACACAGTCTTCCCAATGGAGCTGGCAGCCTGGCGGAACAGTTGAAATCACAAAGCCAGAAACGGAAATCAGTCTGCACGATTTGACAGGCTTCGATGGTCGTTGCGATGCAATCTGGTTCACAACCGATGACTCGACTCCTCCAGCAGAAGCAAAAATTCTTTCCAGCTGGCGAAAAACGGAACTTGGTCTCTCTGAAGAACCGATTGAAGATGGCCCTTACGATCTGGTCGTTATCGGTGGTGGTTACTCTGGAATGGGAACAGCCATCTCGGCTGCTCGCATGGGAATCAAAGTTGCTTTGATTCAGAATCGTCCCGTACTTGGCGGAAACGGTAGTTCTGAAGTTCGTGTCTGGGCACAAGGGTTGGTCCGGCGTGGTGAGTTTCCGCACATTGGAGAAATTGTCGATGAGATCTCCGATCACGCGACAAAATCGCCTGGAACCTACGAGGAATTCGAAGATGAAAAAAAGGAACGGATTGTTCGGGCAGAACCGAATATCTCTCTGTTTTTGAATCATCATGCCTACAAAGTCGACATGGACGATGATCGCATCGCAGCCGTGTATGCGTTTGATACGCGGACGTCCGAAATACGTCGTTTCAGCGGGACTCTATTTGCCGATTGCACCGGCCATGGCACGATTGGCTATCTAGCCGATGCCGATTACGACATTCACGATGGCGTGCGCATGGGCATGAGTAACATGTGGGCCTGGGCAGAAGCTGATTCTCCGCAATCGTTTCCGAAAACTCCCTGGGCTCTCGATTTGACTATGAACGATTTTCCCTATCCCCGCGACTTTCACGGTCAGTGGTTCTGGGAAAGTGGTTTTGAGAAAGATTCGATTAAGGATCTCGAATCGATTCGCGACTGGAATCTGCGAGCCGTTTATGGGGCGTGGAATGCGATGAAAAATAAAGACGGAGCAGACAAACACAAGAATGCCCATTTGACCTGGCTGGCTTACATCGGTGGACCACGCGAGTCGCGTCGGTTGCTGGGCGATGTCATCCTGACTGAGGAAGACATCGTTTCCAAGAAACAGTTTCCCGATGGTATGGTGCCGAGTACCTGGTCGATCGATCTGCATTATCCCAAGCGGCAATATATGCGGAAGTATCCTGACAATCCCTTCATCAGCGTAGCCGAGCATGGCAAGGGAGTTGATCGCCAGTATGGATATCCGATTCCGTATCGCTGTTTCTATTCGCGGGATGTGCCCAATCTGTTCATGGCTGGTCGATGTATCAGTGTCACACATGAAGCTCTGGGAACAACACGAGTAATGCGAACCTGCGGCATGATGGGCGAAGTTGTCGGCAAAGCGGCTTCGCTGTGTGTGAAATTCGGCTGTAACCCACGCGATATTTACACATCGTATCTGGACTATTTGAAAGACCTGGCTCGTAAGCCCGGAGTTGTGCGTCGGGATAATGTTGATGGCGAATTCTACACGCGAGAAGGGGACACGGTTCCAGAAATGGAATACGACTACGTCCCGGCTTCTACGCTCAAAGGTTTGGTCGTAGATGACATGAAGGCCAAGGTGACAGGAAGCTGGACCGGCGGAACTGGTTTAAAACCGTTCCTGGAAGCCGGTTATCGCTACGGACGTGGCGGCACGGCCACTTTCCCATTCCGTGTTGAAAAAGATGGCGAATACGAAGTTCGATTTGCAACAGGTGCTCATGAAAATCGGGCGACTAATACCCGCGTTTCCGTGACACATGCAGAAGGCTCTTCCAATGTCACTTTGAATCAAAGAAAAGCAGCTGACATCAAGCCGAACTTTGTTTCATTGGGCAAATATCAGTTCAAAGCGGGAACCGATTACGAAGTGCATGTCGATGCGACTCAAGTCGATGGCAACTGTCACATTGATGCCATCTGGCTCGTACCAGCCGAGTGA
- the mutY gene encoding A/G-specific adenine glycosylase, with protein MTNSTADSPHFDKADLKSFRAKLKRWYKVSKRDLPWRKTSDAYRIWLSEIMLQQTTVAAVIPYYERFLNQFPSVHELAVAPESHVLKLWEGLGYYSRARNIHKTAKLIAQEFSSDFPQSADDLQKLPGIGRYTAGAISSFAFNRPAPIVEANTQRLYARLLAYEDSLQTTLAQKQLWNFAEEIVPQRDPGEFNQALMELGSQICKPVDPACGACPISKFCLAFQQGRQVEIPRPKMKTELTDVVHLCVALKKGSKYLLQQYAEGERWAGLWDFVRWEQNDFPATLQTVRNKCDTTSSGLFEDTELYAREFARIEQLLADRYQLNAKLTDFRLSIRHGVTRYRISLMCFAGEYVKGSVKTISTSARWVSKSELAEYPLSKTGRKFAESLIASE; from the coding sequence GTGACGAACTCGACTGCTGATTCTCCTCACTTTGACAAAGCGGATCTCAAATCATTTCGCGCGAAGTTGAAACGCTGGTACAAAGTTTCAAAACGTGATTTGCCCTGGCGGAAGACCTCAGATGCTTATCGCATCTGGCTGAGCGAAATCATGCTGCAACAAACGACCGTTGCGGCTGTTATTCCCTATTACGAACGATTCCTGAACCAGTTTCCGAGCGTTCATGAACTGGCAGTGGCTCCTGAATCTCACGTACTCAAATTGTGGGAAGGACTGGGATATTACTCGAGGGCGCGAAACATTCATAAAACGGCTAAGTTGATTGCCCAGGAATTCAGTAGTGACTTTCCGCAGTCAGCTGATGATTTGCAGAAGCTGCCGGGGATCGGGCGCTACACAGCCGGGGCAATTTCCTCTTTCGCCTTCAACCGCCCTGCCCCCATTGTCGAGGCCAATACGCAACGGCTGTATGCCCGCTTACTTGCTTATGAAGATTCTCTGCAAACTACATTGGCTCAAAAACAGTTGTGGAACTTCGCGGAAGAAATTGTTCCTCAACGCGATCCCGGAGAATTCAATCAGGCATTGATGGAACTTGGTAGCCAAATTTGCAAACCGGTCGATCCGGCCTGTGGTGCCTGCCCCATCTCAAAATTCTGTCTGGCATTTCAACAGGGGCGTCAGGTGGAAATTCCCCGGCCGAAAATGAAAACGGAACTGACAGATGTGGTCCACTTATGCGTCGCGTTGAAAAAAGGCAGCAAGTATTTGTTACAGCAATATGCGGAGGGAGAACGCTGGGCCGGATTGTGGGATTTTGTCCGCTGGGAGCAGAATGATTTCCCGGCTACTCTTCAAACCGTTCGTAATAAGTGTGACACAACATCGAGCGGATTGTTTGAGGATACGGAGTTATATGCTCGCGAGTTTGCTCGCATCGAACAGTTGCTTGCAGATCGCTATCAGTTGAATGCAAAGTTGACAGACTTTCGGCTCTCAATCCGTCACGGCGTCACTCGCTATCGAATTTCGTTAATGTGCTTTGCAGGCGAGTATGTGAAGGGATCGGTGAAAACAATTTCCACTTCTGCTCGCTGGGTTTCGAAATCTGAACTGGCTGAATATCCGCTCTCAAAAACAGGCCGCAAATTTGCCGAGAGTCTGATCGCTTCAGAGTGA
- a CDS encoding SLC13 family permease: MTDSTLDDQSLSYRWGIVFISLILFLGIVLSPSPSELNAEGQRLAGVVALMAILWCTQSIPLAVTSLIPLVAFPFLGIQSAGEVSKSYMNSTILLYFSGFAIAIGVERWGLHRRLALWVLSVLGTGPKRVVLGFMLGNALMSMWISNTASALLMLPIALAVLASLNVQEDDQHKQAIMTKRFAVALLLGIAYSSSIGGMSTLIGTPTNGVYAGYWSSTGATAEELQKYSVSLGQWFLMFFPMSVLMFIGVWFVLCLPIWRGLTFGHAARNEIRDQYLALGRMSVGEFRMMIVFLLVACLWMTRVSLDIGSFRLVGWEDGLSALLDSYVPGFNYKGLLHDSTAGLLMMIVMFLVPVRDEETETNQYLMNWELLEQKLPWGILLLFGGGFAIADACSSTGLSSWLGEMLGQKMSTMSSSLQVASVTTLVIFLTEFTSNTATISTLLPILEKTALALSLDPRFLMLPATIAASCAFMLPIATPPNAIVFSSNKLSVWDMMKTGFLLNLLGILVVTVMTMLWVVRVVHVS, encoded by the coding sequence ATGACGGATTCGACACTCGATGATCAATCGCTTTCCTATCGCTGGGGAATTGTGTTTATTTCGCTGATTCTGTTTCTTGGTATCGTGCTCTCACCCTCGCCCTCAGAACTTAATGCCGAGGGACAACGACTGGCCGGGGTTGTCGCGTTGATGGCCATTCTCTGGTGCACGCAGTCGATCCCGCTGGCGGTGACGAGTTTGATTCCGCTGGTCGCTTTCCCGTTTCTGGGGATTCAGTCGGCTGGCGAAGTCAGTAAGTCGTATATGAATTCAACGATCCTGCTCTACTTTTCTGGCTTCGCGATTGCCATTGGCGTGGAACGCTGGGGATTGCATCGACGACTGGCCTTGTGGGTTCTGTCTGTACTGGGAACGGGACCAAAACGAGTCGTGCTGGGCTTTATGCTCGGAAATGCTCTGATGTCGATGTGGATCAGTAATACTGCTTCAGCATTGTTGATGCTGCCGATCGCTCTGGCGGTTCTGGCCTCTTTAAATGTGCAGGAAGATGATCAACACAAGCAGGCTATTATGACGAAGCGGTTTGCGGTGGCGTTGTTGTTGGGGATTGCGTATTCATCGAGTATCGGAGGGATGTCGACGCTCATCGGTACGCCTACTAATGGTGTGTATGCCGGTTACTGGTCGTCCACTGGTGCGACTGCCGAGGAACTGCAGAAGTATTCGGTTTCGCTGGGACAGTGGTTTCTCATGTTCTTTCCAATGTCGGTGTTGATGTTTATTGGCGTTTGGTTTGTGCTATGCCTGCCGATCTGGCGGGGGCTGACTTTCGGACATGCGGCTCGAAATGAAATTCGTGATCAATATCTGGCATTGGGGCGAATGTCGGTTGGCGAATTCCGAATGATGATTGTCTTCCTGCTCGTTGCCTGCCTGTGGATGACACGGGTCAGTCTGGATATTGGAAGCTTCAGGCTCGTCGGTTGGGAAGATGGACTTTCCGCACTGCTGGATTCCTATGTCCCCGGCTTCAATTACAAAGGACTGCTCCACGATTCGACCGCTGGCTTGCTGATGATGATCGTCATGTTTCTGGTTCCCGTACGAGATGAAGAAACAGAGACAAATCAGTATTTAATGAACTGGGAACTCCTGGAGCAAAAATTGCCCTGGGGTATTCTGCTCCTGTTTGGGGGAGGCTTTGCAATTGCCGATGCCTGCTCTTCGACAGGACTTTCCAGTTGGCTGGGAGAAATGCTGGGCCAGAAAATGTCAACGATGTCTTCGTCACTCCAAGTCGCCAGTGTGACGACGCTGGTGATTTTTCTGACGGAATTCACTTCTAACACAGCAACGATTTCGACACTGCTTCCGATTCTGGAAAAGACGGCTCTGGCGTTGAGTCTGGATCCGAGATTTTTAATGCTGCCTGCGACAATCGCCGCCAGTTGTGCCTTCATGTTGCCCATCGCCACGCCTCCAAATGCGATTGTCTTCAGCTCGAATAAGCTGAGCGTCTGGGACATGATGAAAACCGGCTTCCTGCTCAACCTGTTGGGAATTCTCGTCGTCACTGTCATGACCATGCTGTGGGTCGTCCGTGTGGTTCACGTCTCGTAA
- a CDS encoding STAS domain-containing protein: protein MTNNTKSIELTQQKGITILTPMGDTLSYRDIDVQREGLEINSQLKSTEAQMVIVDMSRSNYFGSLMIGVINSFGQTVKQRNGQMFLCGASDEMQAVLKVMKLESLWPHFPKLADALKVARAWKANPN, encoded by the coding sequence ATGACAAATAACACCAAGTCTATTGAACTTACCCAACAAAAAGGGATTACGATTCTCACTCCGATGGGAGATACTCTGAGTTATCGGGATATCGATGTACAGCGGGAAGGGTTGGAAATCAATAGCCAGCTCAAATCGACAGAAGCACAAATGGTAATCGTCGACATGAGTCGGTCGAATTATTTCGGGAGTCTAATGATCGGCGTGATTAACAGTTTTGGACAAACAGTCAAACAGCGAAATGGGCAGATGTTTCTCTGCGGAGCTTCTGACGAGATGCAGGCCGTCCTGAAAGTGATGAAGCTCGAATCTCTCTGGCCTCATTTCCCGAAATTGGCGGATGCACTCAAAGTTGCCAGAGCCTGGAAAGCGAACCCAAACTGA